The Streptomyces laurentii region CTCCCTGTTCGCCTTCGGGGCGGTTGCCGCCGGCGAGGGCCTGGGCGGCTTCGCGCAGGCGTTCGACGACGGTGGCGGGGTCGACGTCGGTGGCGGCGAGGAAGCCCTGGATCTCGCCCTGGAGGTGGTCGCGCAGCCAGGGACGGCGGTGAACTGGGTGCGGTGGGTCTCCTCGTGGAGGCAGACCCAGAGGCGGAAGTCGCGGGGGGTGACGTCCAGCTCGCGTTCGACGTGGACGATGTTGGGCGCGACGAGCAGCAGCCGCCCACCGCCGCCCGCGGCGGCGGGCAGGTCGCGGGTGGCGGGGGCGAAGGTCTCGTACTGGCCGAGGATGCGGGAGGCCAGGAAGGACAGGAGCATGCCCAGTTCGACGCCGGTGACCTTGCCGCCGACGGCGCTGAGGACGGCGCCGCCGGGGGTGCCGGAGCGGCGTTCGCGCATCTTGTCGAGCAGCGGGGTGAGGAGTTCGCGGAAGCCGGCGACGTTGGCCTTGACCCAGCCGGCCCGGTCGACGACGAGGACGGGGGTGTCGTCCGGTTCGTGGCCCTCGGGGATCATCCGGGTGTAGGCGCGGACATGGGCCTCGGCGGCCTTCGCGTGCTCGCGGAGTTCGGCGACGACGCGGCGGGCCTCGTCGCGGCTCACCTCCGGGCCGGGCCGGACGAGACGGGTCGCCGTCGCGACGGCGAGATTCCAGTCGACCATCCCCGATGTGCCTGCACCACCGATGCTCGTCATGCGTCAACCGTACGTTCTCGGCGCCCGATCGGTGAGGGTTCGGGCGCCGGTTCGGGGACGGTTCCGGGGCGGCCCGGCGGATGCCTCGGGGGTGTCTCGGGGTGGGGATCAGGGATCGTTCGGGGCCGGGTCGGGGGTGGCCCGGGGCCGGAGCCGGGAAGAGTCCCTCCGAGCGGGCCCGGACGGCGGTCCGGTGAGTCCGCCGGGTCAGTGCGGGGACGTGGCGGTCCCGGCGGGCCGGGCCAGGGCGGTGGAGAGCCGGTCGAGGGCGGTCTGGGCGGCGTCGGGCGCGCTGGTCCGGCCGGCGAGGAAGGCGAAGGCGAGGAGGCGGCCGGAGGGGGTGACGACGGTGCCGGCGAGGGTGTTGACGCCGGTGAGGGTGCCGGTCTTGGCGTGGACGAGACCGGCGCCGGCGGTGGTGGCGGCGGTGCCGTAGCGCTCGGCGAGGGTGCCGCTGAAGCCGCCGACGGGCAGGCCGGTGAGGACGGGCCGCAGGGCGGGGCGGGCCGGGTCGGCCGCCCGGGTGAGGACGCCGGTGAGCAGGGCGCCGGTGACCTTGCCGGCGCGGTCGAGTCCGCTGCCGTCGGCGAACCGGGTGCCGGCGAGCGGGAGGCCGAGGCGGGCGAGTTCGTCGTGGACGGCCCGCTCCGCGCCGGCGAAGCTCGCGGGCTTCTTGTGGGCGAGGGCGGTCTGCCGGACCAGGGCCTCGGCGAGGTCGTTGTCGCTGTAGGTGAGGGTGCGTTCGACGAGGTCGTCGAGGCGTGCCGACTCGGTACGGGCGAGAGGGCGGGCGCTCTTCGGGGCCCTGCCGGGCCGGGGGTCGCCCTCGACCGTGAGGCCGGCCTTCTCCAGGTAGCCGGCGAAGGCGGCGGCGGTGTCGCGGGCCGGGTCGGTGCTGCGGTCCGCGGGGCCGTGGTGACTGTGGTCGAGCCGGCCCTCGTCGGTCATGAGGGCGGTGACCGGGGCGATGTTCTCGTTGGGCCCTATGGGGTGGAGGACGGGGCCCTGGTAGAGGCTTGTGTCGTACGCGAGGCGGACGGCGGTGTCGGGGCCGGAGGCACCGGACGCACCGGACGCGCTCGGGGCCTTCAGGGCCCGGGCGGTGGCATCGGCGAGGGCCTTGAGGCGCGTGTGGTCGAGGGTGGGGTCGCCGCCGCCGACGAGGGTGACGGTGCGCCCGTCGGGGCTGCCGACGGTGGTGGTCGCGATGCGGTGCTCGGGGCCGAGGGCGGACAGCGCGGCGGTCGTCGTGGCGATCTTCACGGTCGACGCGGGCGTCATCGGGGTGCCCGCGCCCACGCCGTACAGCCGCTTGCCGGTGGTGGCGTCGACGACGGTGGCGGTGCGCAGCGGGCCGAGTCCGGGGTCGGCGAGCAGCGGCCCGAGCAGGGCGGCGAGGGCGGCGGGGTCGTCGCCCGGCCGGGTGATCGTCGAGGGTTTGGTGTTGCCGTGGCTGCCGGACCCGTCGGTCAGGCCGAGGGCACCGAGCACCGCGGGGGCGCTGGGGGCGGGCGCGGGCCGGCGCGGGTCCCCGGCGGCGGAGTCGGGGGAGTGATGTGCGCCACCTCGCGCACCGGCGGTGACCGCGCGGTCCCGCTCGGCCTTACGCTGACCGGAGTCCCACGGGCCGGCCACGGCGACGGCGCCCACGGCCAGGGCCAGACCGAGCACGGCGGAGCCCGCCACGACCTGCCAGGTTCTCGGCTCAGGCATGTGGCGACCAGCCCCTTTCGCGATCGACTGCGGGTGTGAGAGACACTTAACCACCGCGCGTCGTCGCGAGCATTGACATGTGTTGATTCAGGAGGAGATCCACCCGTGGAGTTCGACGTCACCATCGAGATCCCGAAGGGGTCGCGGAACAAGTACGAGGTCGACCACGAGACCGGTCGGATCCGCCTGGACCGCCGCCTCTTCACGTCGACCGCCTACCCGGCGGACTACGGCTTCGTCGAGAACACCCTCGGTGAGGACGGCGACCCGCTGGACGCCCTCGTCATCCTGGACGAGCCGACCTTCCCGGGCTGTCTCATCAAGTGCCGCGCCATCGGCATGTTCCGCATGACGGACGAGGCCGGCGGCGACGACAAGCTGCTGGTCGTCCCGGCGACGGACCCGCGCATGGAGCACCTGCGCGACATCCACCACGTGCCGGAGTTCGACCGCCTCGAGATCCAGCACTTCTTCGAGGTCTACAAGGACCTGGAGCCCGGCAAGTCCGTCGAGGGCGCCGACTGGGTCGGCCGCGCCGAGGCCGAGGCCGAGATCGTGAAGTCGTACGAGCGCTTCAAGGAGGAGGGCGGCCACTGACGGTCCCCCGACTCGCGGAAGGGCGGCGCACCTGCCGAGGTGCGCCGCCCTTCGCGCGTACATACTGGGCTTCAGCCGAACCGGAGTGGGATCGGGCGGTACGGGTACCAGGCCGGAATGAGGGCGGACAGAGTGGTGGCGGAACCGGAGGAGCCCGACGAGGCGCCGGAGGACCGGAAGCCGCAATCGGACGAGGCGCGCAGCGCGTTCGTCCCGCCGGTCGGGGTGGAACCGCGCGAACCGGTGGAGGACGAGCCGCATTCGACGACGTCGGAGTTCGCGCTGCCGAGCGGGCTCGCGCCGGAACCCCCGCCGGCACCGGAGCAGGAAGGTTCCGCCTTCGCGACGCCGTCGACCTATTCGGCCAAGACGTCGCCGCCCGCGTTCACTCCCGCGTACGGGATACCGCTGGTCCGGATGGCGGAGGACGCCCCCTGGCAGGACCGGATGCGGACCATGCTGCGGCTGCCGCTGGCCGACCGGCCGGTGCCGGAGGCCGCCCGCAAGACCGACGAGGCGGGGCCGCCGGTCGCCCGAGTCTTCGACCTGACGCTGCGTATCGGCGAGCTGCTGCTCGCGGGCGGTGAGGGCGCGGAGGACGTCGAGGCGGCGATGTTCGCGATCTGCCGCTCGTACGGGCTCGACCGCTGCGAGCCGACGGTGACGTTCACGCTGCTGTCGATCACGTACCAGCCGTCGCTGGTGGACGACCCGGTGACCGCGAACCGTACGGTCCGGCGCCGGGGCACCGACTACACCCGCCTCGCGGCGGTCTACCAGCTGCTCGCCGACATCGCCGACCCGGAGCACGACGTGCCGCCGGAGGAGGCGTACCGGCGGCTCGCGGAGATCCGGCGCAACCGGCACCCGTATCCCGGCTGGTTCCTCACGGTCGCGGCCGGTGTGCTGGCCGGGGCGGCGTCGGTGCTGCTCGGCGGCGGTCCGACGGTGTTCTTCGTGGCGGCGCTCGGCGCGATGCTGGGCGACCGGCTGGCGTGGCTGTGCGCGGGGCAGGGGCTGCCGGAGTTCTACCAGTTCCTGGTCGCGGCGATGCCGCCGGCGGCGATGGGGGTGGCGCTGACACTGCTCCACGCGGACCTGCGGCCGTCGGCGGTGATCACCGGTGGCCTGTTCGCGCTGATCCCGGGGCGGGCGCTGGTCGCGGCCGTCCAGGACGGTCTGACCGGCTTCTACATCACGGCGTCGGCCCGGCTCCTGGAAGTCGGCTACTTCTTCGTGGCGATCGTGGTGGGCGTGCTGTCGGTGCTGTACCTGGCGGTGCAGGTCGGGGCGCCGCTGAACCCGGAGGGCGTGCTGCGGCCGGTGGAACGGCCGGTGGTCCAGATCCTGGCGTCGATGGTGCTGTGCGCGACCTTCGCGATCCTGCTCCAGCAGTCGCGGTCGACGGTGCTGTTCGCGACGCTGAACGGCGGCGTGGCGTGGGTCATCTACGCGTCGATAGCGGTGACGGCGGGCGGGTCCGCGGTCGTGTCGACGGCGGTGGCGGCCGGTCTGGTCGGCCTGTTCGGGCAGCTGATCGCCCGCTACCACCACACGTCGTCGCTGCCGTACGTGACGGCGGCCATCGGGCCGCTGCTGCCCGGTTCGGCGATGTACTTCGGTGTCCTCGCCATAGCCCAGAACAACCTGGACCAGGGCTTCACCTCGCTGGCGAAGGCGGCGGCGCTGGCGCTGGCGATCGCCATCGGCGTGAACCTCGGAGGCGAACTGGCCCGCATGTTCATGCAGGCCCCGGGCGCGGCCGCGGCCCGCAGGGCGGCGAAGCGGACCCGAGGCTTCTGACCTGCGGCGATACGCCGACGCGTCGATACACCGATGGCCCGGTTCTCCCGTCGGGGAGAACCGGGCCATCGGTGTATCGGTGTACTGGTGTACCGGTGTATCGGCTGAGGTCAGCGCTTGGCGTGGCGGCCGCGCTCGGCGGGCGGGGTGGGGGCACCGGGGGTGCCGTACGCGTCGTACTGCTCCGGGGCCGGGGCCGGGTTCTTCTTGGACTGCGAGCGGGCCCGCAGGACCTCGATGACGACCGGGACGACGGAGATCAGGACGATCCCGACGAGGATCAGCTCGATGTGCTTGTTGACGAACTCGATCTTGCCGAGCGCGGAGCCGAGCAGCGTCACGCCGGCGCCCCACAGCACGCCGCCGATGAGGTTGTAGACGATGAAGGAGCGGTAGTTCATCCGGCTGACGCCGGCGATGATCGGCGTGAAGGTCCGGACGATCGGCACGAAGCGGGCCAGGATCAGGGACTTCGGGCCGTGCTTCTCGAAGAACTCGTGCGCCTTCTCGACGTTCTCCTGCTTGAACAGCTTGGAGTCGGGTCGCTTGAAGAGGGCCGGGCCGACCTTGCGGCCGAAGAGGTAGCCGACCTGGTCGCCGAGCACGGCCGCGGCGACGATCATCGTGCACATCAGCCACAGCGGGTAGTCGAGCTTGCCCGTGGTGACGAGCAGACCGGTGGTGAAGAGCAGCGAGTCACCGGGCAGGAAGAAGCCGATGAGCAGGCCGGACTCGGCGAAGACGATGGCGAGGACACCGATCGGACCGAAGGTCTGGATCAGATAGTCCGGGTCCAGCCAGCTCGGTCCGAGGGCAAGCGTGTTCACGGGTTCCGGACTCCTGCGGTCGGTGGGGGCGGGGCGAAGGGCGTGCGAAGGATTGTCGTACGGACAGCCCTGTCCAAGCTATCAACGCGAAGTGAACACCCCCAGTTCCTGCGGCGCGCGCCCGGGGGCCCCGGTGGATCGTCCGGGGATCACTCCGGGGTGGATGAGGGGCGTGTCCGGGATCGGTCAGGGATTTCCCTGATGCGTACGATCTTCGCGAAAGCCAAGCTTATGTTCAGGAGGTACACGCACATGGGTATCGAGGAGTACGGCGGCGGCCAGACGTCCCAGTCGGACGTGCTGGTGGTGACGACCAACGACGTGCCGGGGTACGAGGTCAAGCAGGTCATCGGCGAGGTGTTCGGCCTGACCGTGCGCTCGCGGCACATCGGCAGCCAGATAGGCGCCGGGCTGAAGTCGCTGGTCGGCGGCGAGCTGAAGGGTCTGACGAAGACCCTGGTGGAGACCCGCAACCAGGCGATGGAGCGGCTGATCGAGCAGGCGCGGGCGCGCGGCGCGAACGCGGTGCTGATGTTCCGCTTCGACGTCACCGAGGCCGCCGACGTGGGCACGGAGGTATGCGCCTACGGGACGGCCGTGGTGATCGCGCCGCGCGTCTGATCTTCCGGTTCGCCTGATCCTTTCGGAACGGGAAGGGTCAGGCGGCCAGGCGCCGGGCGTTCGCGTGGATGGCGGCGCGCAGGTGTTCCGCCAGCCCGTCGTGGATCGAGTCGTAGAAGGCCCGGTAGTTCTCGTCGGAGACATAACTCTCGGCGAGGTGCCGGTGGACGGTCGGATGGCAGTCGAAGAACCAGGTGGTGATGTGGGCGCGGTGGGCCTCGGCGAGATCCATCGCGGCCGCTGAGCCGGGCAGCTCGCCGGCGTCCATGAGAGCGGCGTAGGCGGTGCCCCACGCGTCGATCTCGTTCTTCATGCGCTGCCAGTCGTCCTTGGTGTAGTCGGCGACGCGTTCCCGAGTACGCGCGTAGGTGTCGGTGTCGCCCCAGCGGCGGGCCGACTCCTCCGCGTACCGCTCGGGGTCCTTGTGGCCGAAGACCTCGAACTTCTCCTCGGGCGTGAGATTGATGCCCATGCTTCTCGCCTCCATGGCGTGTGCGACGGCCGCCGCCATGCGCTGGAGTTCCCCGATGCGAGCCGTGAGCAGCCGGTGCTGCCGTCGCAGGTGGGCGCGCGGGTCGGCGCCGGGGTCGTCCAGGAGGACGGCGACCTCGTCGAGGGGGAAGCCCAGCTCCCGGTAGAACAGGATCTGCTGGAGCCGGTCGAGGTCGGCGTCGTCGTAGCGGCGGTGGCCCGCCGTGCTGCGGCCGCTCGGCGAGAGCAGTCCGATGGTGTCGTAGTGGTGCAGGGTGCGCACCGTGATCCCGGCGAATCCGGCGACCTGTCCGATCGCGTACTCCATCGGCTCCTCTCCCTTTCCTTTCCGTATCCGCTCGGCTTCCCCGTGCTGGTCGCGTCCCACTCTGGCTCCTGACGCGACGTGAGGTGCAAGCCCCGGATCTCGGGATGTCATGCCGCTTTTGCCCCCTTATGGTGGGCCCGTGGCCGTCGAAGCACCCGCTCCCACTCCCGTCCCCGGGACGCCTCTCAAGACGCTGCTGCCGCAGATCCTGCCCGCACTCGTGGTCGGGGTGGGCTCGGGGCTGCTGTTCCTGGGGATCAGCGGGCTGGCCGAGCAGCTGCAGCACGTGCTGTGGTCCACCGTCCCGGACGCGCTGGGGATCGGCCGCTACTCGGCGCTGTGGATGATCACCATGCTCACGGCGACCGGGATCGCGGTGGGTCTGGTCGTCTGGAAGGTGTACGGGCACGCCGGCCCCGATCCGGCGACCTCCGGGCTCGGCGGGCCGCCACTCGCCGCCGGGGTGGTGCCGGGCCTGCTGCTCGCCAGCACCCTGTCGCTGGCCGGCGGCGTCAGCCTCGGCCCGGAGAACCCGACGATCGCCGCGGCCATCGCCCTCGCGTACTGGCTCGGCCGGATGGTGACCCGGCCGGGCCGGCCGGCGCCGCCGGGCGAGGCGTGGGTGGCGCTGGCGACCGCGGGGACCTTCGGCGCCCTGTTCGGTACGCCGGTGGCCGCCGCGCTCGTCCTGTCCGAGGCGCTCGCGGTGAAGCCGCCGGCGCCCGGGCACCATCCGGCGGCCGGCGGTTCGCTGTGGGACCGGCTGTTCGCGCCGCTGGTGGCGGCCGGGGCCGGCTCGCTGACCACCCAGCTGGTCTCGCACCCCAGCTTCGACATGGGGCTGCCGCCGCTCGACTCCCCCGGCTTCGGGGATCTGCTCACCGCCCTCGTCGTCGCCCCGCTCGCCGCGCTCTTCGGTCTGCTCGCCTGCTACGTCTTCCCCGCCCTCCACCGGGCTTTCGGCCGGCTGCGGCACCCGATGCTGATGCTGCCGCTCGGCGGGCTCGTCCTCGGCCTGCTGGGGGTGCTCGGCGGGCATCTGACGCTCTTCAAGGGCCTCGCCGAGACCCGGGAGCTGGTCGCCTCCGCCGATTCCTACGGCGCGGGCGAGCTGCTGCGCCTGTCCGTGGTGAAGGCGGTCGCGCTGCTGGTCGCCGCGGCCTCGGGTTTCCGCGGCGGCCGGGTCTTCCCGGTGGTCTTCGTCGGCGCCGCGTTCGGGCTGCTCGCCCCGGCGCTGGTGCCCGGGGTCCATCCGGCGGTGGCGGTCTCCTCCGCCGTCCTCGGCGTGGTGCTCGCCACCACCCGGCAGGGGTGGGTGAGCCTCTTCGTCGCCGCGGCCGTCGCCGCCTCCCCGGCGATCCTGGCGCTGCTCTGCCTCGCCTCCCTGCCCGCCTGGCTCGTCGTCACCGGCCGTCCCCTCCTGGAACTCGACGAGGACGGCCACGCCCTGCACTGAGCCCGCACCCCCGTACCCCCGCGTCCCCCGTATCCCCAGGTCCACCCGTACACCGCACACCGCACACCGCACACCGCACACCCGCATCCCGTACCGGAAGGAGTCCACCGTGGCGCTGCACAAGGGCCCCCAGGAGGAGCCGGAGGCCGAGCTGTTCCGCCGGCTCTCCCTCAACCCGTTCTACGGCGAGGCCAATCCCGTCGGCGGCATGACCGAGGCCCCGCCCCGCCACCGGCTGCCCGACGGGCCGCTGCCGCCGATGAGCGCCTACCAGCTGGTCCGCGACGAGCTGATGCTCGACGGCAATTCACGCCTCAACCTGGCCACCTTCGTCACCACCTGGATGGAGCCGCAGGCCGGGGTGCTGATGAACGACTGCCGCGACAAGAACATGATCGACAAGGACGAGTACCCGCGCACCGCCGAACTGGAGCGCCGCTGCGTCGCCATGCTCGCCCAGCTGTGGAACGCACCCGACCCGTCGGCCGCCGTCGGCTGCTCCACCACCGGTTCGTCCGAGGCGTGCATGCTCGCCGGCATGGCGCTCAAGCGGCGCTGGACGAAGCGCAACGCCGACCGCTACCCCGGCGCCCGCCCCAACCTGGTCATGGGCGTCAACGTGCAGGTCTGCTGGGAGAAGTTCTGCAATTTCTGGGAGGTC contains the following coding sequences:
- a CDS encoding D-alanyl-D-alanine carboxypeptidase (D-Ala-D-Ala carboxypeptidase 3 (S13) family; cl17429;~D-alanyl-D-alanine carboxypeptidase [Streptomyces venezuelae ATCC10712];~D-alanyl-D-alanine carboxypeptidase, serine-type, PBP4 family; TIGR00666;~identified by MetaGeneAnnotator; putative), with protein sequence MPEPRTWQVVAGSAVLGLALAVGAVAVAGPWDSGQRKAERDRAVTAGARGGAHHSPDSAAGDPRRPAPAPSAPAVLGALGLTDGSGSHGNTKPSTITRPGDDPAALAALLGPLLADPGLGPLRTATVVDATTGKRLYGVGAGTPMTPASTVKIATTTAALSALGPEHRIATTTVGSPDGRTVTLVGGGDPTLDHTRLKALADATARALKAPSASGASGASGPDTAVRLAYDTSLYQGPVLHPIGPNENIAPVTALMTDEGRLDHSHHGPADRSTDPARDTAAAFAGYLEKAGLTVEGDPRPGRAPKSARPLARTESARLDDLVERTLTYSDNDLAEALVRQTALAHKKPASFAGAERAVHDELARLGLPLAGTRFADGSGLDRAGKVTGALLTGVLTRAADPARPALRPVLTGLPVGGFSGTLAERYGTAATTAGAGLVHAKTGTLTGVNTLAGTVVTPSGRLLAFAFLAGRTSAPDAAQTALDRLSTALARPAGTATSPH
- a CDS encoding chloride channel protein (CLC voltage-gated chloride channel. The ClC chloride channels catalyse the selective flow of Cl- ions across cell membranes, thereby regulating electrical excitation in skeletal muscle and the flow of salt and water across epithelial barriers. This...; cd00400;~Chloride channel protein EriC [Inorganic ion transport andmetabolism]; COG0038;~Chloride channel protein [Streptomyces venezuelae ATCC10712];~Cl- binding residues [ion binding];~Cl- selectivity filter;~dimer interface [polypeptide binding];~identified by MetaGeneAnnotator; putative;~pore gating glutamate residue) codes for the protein MAVEAPAPTPVPGTPLKTLLPQILPALVVGVGSGLLFLGISGLAEQLQHVLWSTVPDALGIGRYSALWMITMLTATGIAVGLVVWKVYGHAGPDPATSGLGGPPLAAGVVPGLLLASTLSLAGGVSLGPENPTIAAAIALAYWLGRMVTRPGRPAPPGEAWVALATAGTFGALFGTPVAAALVLSEALAVKPPAPGHHPAAGGSLWDRLFAPLVAAGAGSLTTQLVSHPSFDMGLPPLDSPGFGDLLTALVVAPLAALFGLLACYVFPALHRAFGRLRHPMLMLPLGGLVLGLLGVLGGHLTLFKGLAETRELVASADSYGAGELLRLSVVKAVALLVAAASGFRGGRVFPVVFVGAAFGLLAPALVPGVHPAVAVSSAVLGVVLATTRQGWVSLFVAAAVAASPAILALLCLASLPAWLVVTGRPLLELDEDGHALH
- a CDS encoding hypothetical protein (Putative heavy-metal-binding; cl00426;~UPF0145 YbjQ_1 domain containing protein [Streptomyces fulvissimus DSM40593];~UniProt-pubmed:11572948; UniProt-pubmed:18403782; UniProt-pubmed:12692562; UniProt-pubmed:21463507; UniProt-pubmed:18375553; UniProt-pubmed:21059706; UniProt-pubmed:12000953;~identified by MetaGeneAnnotator; putative) — its product is MGIEEYGGGQTSQSDVLVVTTNDVPGYEVKQVIGEVFGLTVRSRHIGSQIGAGLKSLVGGELKGLTKTLVETRNQAMERLIEQARARGANAVLMFRFDVTEAADVGTEVCAYGTAVVIAPRV
- a CDS encoding merR family transcriptional regulator (DNA binding residues [nucleotide binding];~Helix-Turn-Helix DNA binding domain of the transcription regulators TipAL, Mta, and SkgA; cd01106;~MerR family transcriptional regulator [Streptomyces viridochromogenes DSM40736];~TipAS antibiotic-recognition domain; pfam07739;~dimer interface [polypeptide binding];~identified by MetaGeneAnnotator; putative); translation: MEYAIGQVAGFAGITVRTLHHYDTIGLLSPSGRSTAGHRRYDDADLDRLQQILFYRELGFPLDEVAVLLDDPGADPRAHLRRQHRLLTARIGELQRMAAAVAHAMEARSMGINLTPEEKFEVFGHKDPERYAEESARRWGDTDTYARTRERVADYTKDDWQRMKNEIDAWGTAYAALMDAGELPGSAAAMDLAEAHRAHITTWFFDCHPTVHRHLAESYVSDENYRAFYDSIHDGLAEHLRAAIHANARRLAA
- a CDS encoding hypothetical telomeric sfiI 20 protein 3 (identified by MetaGeneAnnotator; putative;~sequence version:1), with the translated sequence MAFEERHDGGEAAEDLALFGGLDEFDEGGAGFSLFAFGAVAAGEGLGGFAQAFDDGGGVDVGGGEEALDLALEVVAQPGTAVNWVRWVSSWRQTQRRKSRGVTSSSRSTWTMLGATSSSRPPPPAAAGRSRVAGAKVSYWPRMREARKDRSMPSSTPVTLPPTALRTAPPGVPERRSRILSSSGVRSSRKPATLALTQPARSTTRTGVSSGSWPSGIIRV
- a CDS encoding dedA protein (DedA protein [Streptomyces venezuelae ATCC10712];~SNARE associated Golgi protein; cl00429;~Uncharacterized membrane-associated protein [Function unknown]; COG0586;~identified by MetaGeneAnnotator; putative); amino-acid sequence: MNTLALGPSWLDPDYLIQTFGPIGVLAIVFAESGLLIGFFLPGDSLLFTTGLLVTTGKLDYPLWLMCTMIVAAAVLGDQVGYLFGRKVGPALFKRPDSKLFKQENVEKAHEFFEKHGPKSLILARFVPIVRTFTPIIAGVSRMNYRSFIVYNLIGGVLWGAGVTLLGSALGKIEFVNKHIELILVGIVLISVVPVVIEVLRARSQSKKNPAPAPEQYDAYGTPGAPTPPAERGRHAKR
- a CDS encoding inorganic pyrophosphatase (Inorganic pyrophosphatase. These enzymes hydrolyze inorganic pyrophosphate (PPi) to two molecules of orthophosphates (Pi). The reaction requires bivalent cations. The enzymes in general exist as homooligomers; cd00412;~dimer interface [polypeptide binding];~identified by MetaGeneAnnotator; putative;~inorganic pyrophosphatase [Amycolatopsis mediterranei U32];~metal binding sites [ion binding];~substrate binding site [chemical binding]); translation: MEFDVTIEIPKGSRNKYEVDHETGRIRLDRRLFTSTAYPADYGFVENTLGEDGDPLDALVILDEPTFPGCLIKCRAIGMFRMTDEAGGDDKLLVVPATDPRMEHLRDIHHVPEFDRLEIQHFFEVYKDLEPGKSVEGADWVGRAEAEAEIVKSYERFKEEGGH
- a CDS encoding hypothetical protein (Protein of unknown function (DUF1212); pfam06738;~Protein of unknown function (DUF3815); cl01118;~Putative membrane protein [Streptomyces fulvissimus DSM40593];~UniProt-pubmed:11572948; UniProt-pubmed:20624727; UniProt-pubmed:18375553; UniProt-pubmed:12000953; UniProt-pubmed:21551298;~identified by MetaGeneAnnotator; putative); the encoded protein is MVAEPEEPDEAPEDRKPQSDEARSAFVPPVGVEPREPVEDEPHSTTSEFALPSGLAPEPPPAPEQEGSAFATPSTYSAKTSPPAFTPAYGIPLVRMAEDAPWQDRMRTMLRLPLADRPVPEAARKTDEAGPPVARVFDLTLRIGELLLAGGEGAEDVEAAMFAICRSYGLDRCEPTVTFTLLSITYQPSLVDDPVTANRTVRRRGTDYTRLAAVYQLLADIADPEHDVPPEEAYRRLAEIRRNRHPYPGWFLTVAAGVLAGAASVLLGGGPTVFFVAALGAMLGDRLAWLCAGQGLPEFYQFLVAAMPPAAMGVALTLLHADLRPSAVITGGLFALIPGRALVAAVQDGLTGFYITASARLLEVGYFFVAIVVGVLSVLYLAVQVGAPLNPEGVLRPVERPVVQILASMVLCATFAILLQQSRSTVLFATLNGGVAWVIYASIAVTAGGSAVVSTAVAAGLVGLFGQLIARYHHTSSLPYVTAAIGPLLPGSAMYFGVLAIAQNNLDQGFTSLAKAAALALAIAIGVNLGGELARMFMQAPGAAAARRAAKRTRGF